GTATCCTGTCAGTAGATTTACCACTTTATAACCCTATGACCATGCCTGCAGAGCGACTAAAAATTAGTCATTCACGCCTACACATTAAGATACTCCATAGCCATCAAATCATAACTCTATGTATAGAGTAGCAGTAAGGCATCTACCAAGAGGCAACGATTTCTCTCCCACATTGGAACCATCTGTGGCTATCATTACCGCACAGGAGGCCTGAGTCAATGGTCATTCAATGAGTTCCACAATTCGTATCCTATCGTGCCTTTAAAATCCGATGTAAGAGCAACGGAAACGCCGAAGCGAATTGCGGATGATTAAACTGTTACAACCAAATCCTGCTATTGTAAGGCTTGGCAACGACCACCGTATTCCTTTTTAGACATACGAAACGTGCCATTTGGTGTACTGCTGTAGGTTCTCAAAATCCATTTGATAAAGCATATTATATGCTCGGTGATAATTCTTTTGAGCCGTAAAATCCGTCTGTGATGTCTAATATGCTAACTAGCCGATCCTTTGTTCCCGAACGATCAAGAAGTAAAAGCAAAGTATATAGGACTGGCGACGGTGTTCCCAAATCAAAAGACCAAAGGACATTCAAGTTTATACACATCTgacttttctcctctttttgaAACTATTCAAGTGTTGTCTGGCTTTTAAACATCTAGCTATGGCTGATACACTACTTGTTACTGGAGCAAACGGCTATGTAGCTCTTCATGTTATCAAGGAAGCCATTGCCCAGGGATACAAAGTTGTAGGAACAGTTCGCTCTGTTGCTGCAGCCGACAAAATCATGGCAATATTTCCCGATTTATCCTCACAGCTACAAATCGTCGAAGTGCGCGATATTACGAAAGCGGAAGACTTCGAAAAGGCCTTTGAGAAGTTCAAAATTGGAGCTGTCATCAACACAGCGTCGCCGCTAGTGAATAGCCCGAAAGACGTCAAGGCCGACGTTCTCGATCCTGCGATCAAGGGTGGCGTGGCAGTCCTTGAGGCTTCGGCCAAATTTGCCGGGCCCCAGCTGAAACGTGTCATCCATGTTGGATCTTTTGCGTCAACTCTCGACCTGTCGTTGGGCCTCGCTCCAGGGAAAACATATTCTCCTAGTGACTGGAATCAACTTACATACGAAGAGGCTGCAAACGGTGGGGACGCGGCTGGGTATATAGGATCAAAGGCTTTGGCTGAAAAGCGTATGTGGGATTGGATGAAGGAAAACACACCCGCCTTTGACATGGTATCGGTAGATCCAGCGGGAATCTTCGGACCGCATGTCGGGCCAGTTGATCTTGATCATTTGAACATATCGACTCAGATGATATGGGAGCTTGTCGTCCCATCACCGAATCCACCGCCGTACAATTCTGGCCACCTTGGAGCGTGGGTTGATGTCCGCGACGTCTCTGCAGCTTTGCTTACGGCTGTGAAAGTTCCAGGGGCAGGCGGTGAACGTTTCTTGGTTGCACAAAGATGCCACTGGCAACTTGTGAGGGATGAAGCAAGAAGGGTGTTGCCTGAGTTACAGAATCGGATTGATGCAGGCGAGCCAGGTGCTTGGATAGCTGCCCAAGCTACCACGTATAATGTTGATGGGAGCAAAGTGGAGAGAATCTTGGGAGTGCAATATAGGTCTCTGGGAGATTGTTTGAAAGATTCTTTTGAACAACTTCTGGCAGCTGAGAAGCTAAATAATCGTGTATAATAAGCACCTAAACTAAGCTATACCAGGGTCTGGTTCTTGACAGAAAAGCCGGACGCCTCAGCAATCTTATCTAGAAGTTTATGAACCTTGAATGCCTCTTCAAAGCTAGCAACTGCAGTTGTCTTGTTTGCAAAGCCCTCAAATAACCTAGCAGTATTGGTGCCCGGTGGTGCCACATTCCTTATACACTTAGGTTCATCTGGATCATCGTAATCTATATCCTGTACCTTCCCCTCTCGTCCAATGACTAAACGAAGATGCTTTTTCTCCAGATCCATTTGTAGCATAGGTCCGTCCATGGATAATTCAATTTCCCCTTTGGTACCGGAGATAAGC
This genomic stretch from Trichoderma breve strain T069 chromosome 1, whole genome shotgun sequence harbors:
- a CDS encoding NAD dependent epimerase/dehydratase family domain-containing protein — encoded protein: MADTLLVTGANGYVALHVIKEAIAQGYKVVGTVRSVAAADKIMAIFPDLSSQLQIVEVRDITKAEDFEKAFEKFKIGAVINTASPLVNSPKDVKADVLDPAIKGGVAVLEASAKFAGPQLKRVIHVGSFASTLDLSLGLAPGKTYSPSDWNQLTYEEAANGGDAAGYIGSKALAEKRMWDWMKENTPAFDMVSVDPAGIFGPHVGPVDLDHLNISTQMIWELVVPSPNPPPYNSGHLGAWVDVRDVSAALLTAVKVPGAGGERFLVAQRCHWQLVRDEARRVLPELQNRIDAGEPGAWIAAQATTYNVDGSKVERILGVQYRSLGDCLKDSFEQLLAAEKLNNRV